A stretch of DNA from Rhizobium sp. EC-SD404:
AGCCGGCGTGCGGTCTTGATCACCCGGCAGGCGATTTCACCACGATTGGCAATCAGGATTTTCTTGAACATGTCAGCGCCTCCGTCACATGCGGAACACGCCGAAGCGCGTTTCCTCGATGGGCGCGTTGAGCGCTGCCGAAAGCGACAGGGCGAGCACGTCGCGGGATTTCGCCGGATCGACGATACCGTCGTCCCAAAGCCGCGCCGAGGCATAAAGCGGATGCCCTTGCGCCTCAAACTGCTCGATGATCGGACGCTTGAACTCCGCCTCTTCGTCGCTCGGCCAATCCCGGCCCTGCCGCTCCAGCCCATCGCGCCGGACCGTTGCCAGAACGCCCGCCGCCTGCTCGCCACCCATCACGGAGATGCGGCTGTTCGGCCACGTCCAGAGAAAGCGCGGGCTATAGGCGCGGCCAGACATGCCGTAGTTGCCGGCCCCGAACGATCCACCGACGAGCATGGTGATCTTCGGGACTTTCGTCGTTGCAACTGCTGTGACGAGCTTGGCGCCATCCTTGGCGATGCCGCCCGTCTCGTATTTCTGGCCCACCATGAAACCCGTGATGTTCTGCAGGAAGACCAGCGGAATGCCCCGTGCGGAACAAAGCTCGACGAAATGCGCGCCCTTCAGCGCGCTTTCGGAGAAAAGCACGCCATTGTTGGCGATGATGCCGACGGGAATGCCGTGGATATGGGCAAACCCGCACACGAGCGTCGCGCCGTAGCGCGCCTTGAACTCGTCGAAACGCGAGCCGTCGACGATGCGCGCGATCACTTCGCGGATGTCATAGGGCGTGCGCAGCCCGACCGGCACGATCCCGTGGATTTCCTGCGGATCGTAGAGCGGCGGCTCCGGCAGCTGCAGCGCGACGGTCTGTGGCTTGCGGGCATTGAGGTTGGCGACGGCGCGGCGCGCGAGGAGAAGCGCATGCGCATCGTTTTCCGCCAGATGGTCCGCGACGCCGGAGAGCCGCGTGTGCACATCACCGCCGCCGAGATCTTCGGCCGACACAACCTCGCCGGTCGCCGCCTTCACCAGCGGCGGGCCGGCCAGAAAGATCGTGCCCTGGTTGCGCACGATGATGCTCTCGTCCGACATCGCCGGTACATAGGC
This window harbors:
- a CDS encoding carboxyl transferase domain-containing protein — translated: MSVIQSKLSTASESFRDNRARMADLVAETAEIAERIGEGGPLAARERHTARGKLLPRERITRLLDPSSAFLEIGRFAAHDMYGGEIASAGVIAGIGRVEGREVMVVCNDATVKGGTYFPMTVKKHLRAQEIAEQNGLPCVYLVDSGGANLPNQDEVFPDRDHFGRIFFNQANMSAKGIAQIAVVMGSCTAGGAYVPAMSDESIIVRNQGTIFLAGPPLVKAATGEVVSAEDLGGGDVHTRLSGVADHLAENDAHALLLARRAVANLNARKPQTVALQLPEPPLYDPQEIHGIVPVGLRTPYDIREVIARIVDGSRFDEFKARYGATLVCGFAHIHGIPVGIIANNGVLFSESALKGAHFVELCSARGIPLVFLQNITGFMVGQKYETGGIAKDGAKLVTAVATTKVPKITMLVGGSFGAGNYGMSGRAYSPRFLWTWPNSRISVMGGEQAAGVLATVRRDGLERQGRDWPSDEEAEFKRPIIEQFEAQGHPLYASARLWDDGIVDPAKSRDVLALSLSAALNAPIEETRFGVFRM